AGAGCGCTCTTGAACTTTTATCCGAGCATCTGCCGAGTTACTACCAGCCCAAAGTGACGCTTCTGGATGCCCGTGTTCTGGGGACCTTCTACGATGTGGACTCTGACGCCGCCGCCCTGGAGTTCATGAATCATGCCTGCGGCGCCCTGAGGGACTACCGCAAGAAGGGCTGGGAAGTCTACGCCTGCATCGCCGGCGGGCGCAAGGCGATGGCGGCGCTCCTGGCACTGGCGGTGCAGTTCTACGGCGCTCAGCGCCTGTTCCATGTGCTGGTGGATGATCCAGAACTCGAAGAGGAAGGGCACATCCTCAAGCTCAGAAACAAGAGCCGAGAGGAGCAGAATTGAGCGCTCCATCCGCCGGTCGAACAGATCAAGCTGGTGAATCTGCCCTTCATTGGGCTATTTCCGCTCTTGGGAGAAATCGTTGCTGGTCTCAAAGGCAGCTCGGTGCGCGCCGAGGTTCGAGGGCTTCTTGAGCAAAACGGACTGCTCGTGGCTGGTGGACCAACTGCTCTGGGGCGGATGGTCTTGCAGGTGCTCGAAAGCGTGGAGGCCCTTCCGGAGCCCCGCGACGGTGACTGTGATGTGAGACTGAATCGGAAGGAGCCTAAGGAAGCCGAGGAAACCAAAAAGTGGGCAGATCGTCTAGCCAGCCGTTTCCTCTTCGTCGAGCGCATCGAAGACATCGGCTGGCGGGAAGGACAGCCCAAGGTCAAGGCAGAACCGCCAAACGTGCTCGTTGTCTTTTTGCCGGGGCGGAGGGTCCTAGGCATCGGCTTTCAGCTCACGACCACGGCGCAAACCCCGGGGCAGCTCGAGCGTGCCCGCCAGGAAGTCGAGCGTTGGATTGAAAAGGAGGTGCGATGACCACCCTGCTTACCTTCCTCGGCACCGGACGGTACGAAACTGTTACCTACACGTGGGAGGGTAAGGCAGCACAGCCCACGCATCTTTTTCCCTTGGCGGCTGACGCGCTCTTTGCCCCCGAAAAGGTGGTTGTCTTCCTGACATCTCAGGCACGGCAACACGAGAACTTCCGGGATTTGCAATCCCGGCTTCGAGAGAAGCTCCAACCCGTATCCATCCCCGAAGGACGCTCGCAGGACGAACTGTGGGAAATCTTCGGCCAGGTTGCAAACGCTGTGAAGGACGGGGAGACCGTCATCCTGGACATCACCCATGCCTTCCGGTCCATCCCGCTTATTGTTTTCAACGTAGCTGCCTACCTGCGGCGGACGAAAAATGTGACCATCGAGCACATCCTCTATGGCGCTTTTGAGGCTCGAGAGCCTTTCCGCATGCCGCCCCAACCGGAGGACCGCGTGCCCGTCTTCGACCTTGCGCCCCTGCTGGAGCTTCTGGACTGGACCAGCGGTGCGGAAGCCCTCCTCAAACGGGGCGATGCCGGGCTTATCGCTGAAAAAATGATCCAGACCCATCAGCGACTCTGGACAAAGGGGGCGGAAACCTCACAGAAACCCACCAAGCTCAAGCTCCTGGGACAGAAGTTGCAGAGCCTTTCGAAGGCTCTCCACTTGAGCCGTCCCCGGGAGGTCATGCCCCTGTCTGCAGAGCTGGTATCGCTGCTGAGCGATGCGCGGGAGGAATTCCAACAGTGGGCAAAGCCTTTTGCACTCATTGCAGACCAGATCCGACACGAGCTTGAACGATTTGCCTTTGGGACATCGGACGAGCTCAGCCAGCAGAGCCTGGAAAAACAGCTCCGGCTGGTGGAGTACTACCTGCAGAAAGGGCTCATCGTGCAGGCCGTTGCTCTTGCTCGCGAGTGGGTGGTCAACTGGGTCGCACTCCACTGCAAAGAGGGAGACTGGCGCGATGCACACTTCCGGGAAAATAAGTTGGAAGCAACTCTCAATGCCGCAGCCCGTCGCTCCCAGGGTAAGCAGGAAGAGCTCCCACCGTGGTGGAATGCCCTCCCTTTGGCAGACCGCTGTGCCGAGCTTTGGGACTGGTTGGGGGATTTGCGCAATGACCTAGCACATTGTGGAATGCGGACGAAAGCCGCCGGGATTGAGAGTATCTCCAGCCGTGCAAAGGAAATCCCCGAGCGCCTTCGGGCACTTTTGGAGCATGCGGGGGCACACTCCCTGCGTGGCGGTCGTCGTGTGCTAGACTTGAGCCAGCTCTACGGCGAACGCGCCCGATTGGACGAGCTGCCGGTCTACCTGGACCGCGCCCGGGCGCTTGCCGGCGAGGGCAATGAGGTCGTCCTCACCGGGCAGGCCCCGATCTGGCTGTACCTGGCCGTTGCCCACGCCCTCCACGGCAAGGCGCGCCGGCTCCTATATGCTTCGCCAGTGACGGGCGAGGTCTGTATTTTCGATCACACTCCCCGGTGAAGAGAGCCTATGGGTCAGGCTGGCACCGTCCCAACCATCCGCCTTTCGGCAGACCGCCCCACCAGCAACTTCTGGGTGGATACAGGGCTGGTGGTGCTCCTGGAGCAGTTCGGAGAGAGGGAGCATCCGGTACAGCAGGTGCTCGATTGGCTTCAGAGCCAGCTTCTTCAGTCCAGCGGCAACAAGGGCGAGTACTTCGACCAAGCCCTTGGACAAATTCGGGAATATGACAAGGTCAACTGGGTCTATCCGACAAACCTCTTCATCAAGGTCTCCGGGCAGGCGCCGAAGGTCAAAGTGGACGGCAAAGACTACTTCCTGCACCCACCCCGCTTTGAGCTGTCGCTCAAGCTCGGCAAAAAACCCGACACGTGCGACCTCTGCGGGGAGCGGGCACCGCTGACGGATGCCACCATGTGGATGTACCCCTTCGTGGTGGACCCGAGTAAGTTCGGCACCTTCTATCCGGGTACCAAGCGGGGGCTTCGGCTCTGCGCCCGTTGTGCCCTGGCGGGGCTTGCTGGATACCTCGGCTGGCTCTGGAAGGCGCAGGGGCGCGATGCGCTGCACTTTTTCATCTTCCACTCCGAGCTACGCGAGATGCGGCGCCTGCACCGAGAAGTGCTCGAACCTTTGCGCGTGAAGGGGGAGAAAGGGGGCACGGCGCCGGTGGCGTTTTCGGGTCCGTACGTGAACGAAACCACGCTTGGGTTGCTTCTCCATCTCTTCCAGCATGTGCGCCAGTCGGACGTGCTCCCAGATGATGCCCGCGAGCTTTTGGCGTCGCTCCTTGGGGCAACGGAGGCGGTGCCGCCTGCACCCATCACGCTCTACGCCGTCACGGGCACGCCTGGGCAAGCGTTTCAGATGAAGGCGCTGCGGGAGTTTTCCCGGCTCCAGCGCCTCTACCGGCTCTACGAAGGCTGGCTGGAGGTGATTGGCCAGCGCGGGATTGACCCAAACCCACACCAACGCTTGGTGCAGATCTGGAGCCAGTTCTGGGTGCAACAGGGACGGGAGCGAGAGTCCATTTGGCGCGAGCGCATTGCCTGGGCTATTTTGGAGTTTGGTGATCCCACACCCTTTGTGGAGCAGTTTCTCTTTGAAGCCCGGGCGCGGGAAGACCATCCGCGTCCTCTCGTGCCGGGTACCCTGGAAGTGCTCAATCGATACCTAAAGGAGGTCTTCGCCATGGACGAGCAATTTCTGCGAACCCTGGCAGGGTTCGGCCACTCTTTGGGCTCAACTGCCCAAAAACACAACGAGATGGGGCTTCTCTACGCCCTGCGCAACGCGAAAAACCCGGAGGATTTCTACCGGGTCTTGAACGATGCCCAGTTTCGGATTGAGGTTACCATTCCTGAGGCGCTCCTGCGCATCGAGAAGGGCGAACGCATCGCGGGTGCTCCGTGGGTGCGGGTGAAGACGCTGCTCTCCATCTATGCGATGAATGCGTATTTGCGGGGAGGGAGGGATGCCCAAGAAGCACAACCCTCTTACACGATGACGGGATGAACCATGCGCTTGCAGGTAGTGTACAGCTTAGACAACCCGAAGCTACCGGTAGAGTACCGGCGTGGATTTGCCTCACTTCTTAAGGAAGCAATCAAGCAGGCAAATCCCACGTGCTTTGAGCGCT
This sequence is a window from Armatimonadota bacterium. Protein-coding genes within it:
- a CDS encoding CRISPR-associated protein Csx14, with the translated sequence MKKVLLATLGEAPAVVTEAVDRLRAEGIFVDSVVVLTTKDTGAKSALELLSEHLPSYYQPKVTLLDARVLGTFYDVDSDAAALEFMNHACGALRDYRKKGWEVYACIAGGRKAMAALLALAVQFYGAQRLFHVLVDDPELEEEGHILKLRNKSREEQN
- the csx2 gene encoding TIGR02221 family CRISPR-associated protein, whose translation is MTTLLTFLGTGRYETVTYTWEGKAAQPTHLFPLAADALFAPEKVVVFLTSQARQHENFRDLQSRLREKLQPVSIPEGRSQDELWEIFGQVANAVKDGETVILDITHAFRSIPLIVFNVAAYLRRTKNVTIEHILYGAFEAREPFRMPPQPEDRVPVFDLAPLLELLDWTSGAEALLKRGDAGLIAEKMIQTHQRLWTKGAETSQKPTKLKLLGQKLQSLSKALHLSRPREVMPLSAELVSLLSDAREEFQQWAKPFALIADQIRHELERFAFGTSDELSQQSLEKQLRLVEYYLQKGLIVQAVALAREWVVNWVALHCKEGDWRDAHFRENKLEATLNAAARRSQGKQEELPPWWNALPLADRCAELWDWLGDLRNDLAHCGMRTKAAGIESISSRAKEIPERLRALLEHAGAHSLRGGRRVLDLSQLYGERARLDELPVYLDRARALAGEGNEVVLTGQAPIWLYLAVAHALHGKARRLLYASPVTGEVCIFDHTPR